In a genomic window of Flavobacterium crassostreae:
- the atpG gene encoding ATP synthase F1 subunit gamma — translation MANLKEIRNRITSVSSTMQITSAMKMVSAAKLKKAQDAITAMRPYAEKLTELLQNLSATLEGDAGGEFTTQREVKKVLLVAITSNRGLCGAFNTNVIKGAKTRAAHYQGKQVDIFAIGKKGNDVLAKTNSVIANQSAVYDNLTFDAVAAIAETLTQKFVSGEYDRIELIYNQFKNAATQIVQTEQFLPLAPIQSDVVASTGDYIFEPSKEEIVLTLIPKSLKMQLYKGIRDSFASEHGARMTAMHKATDNATELRNQLKLTYNKARQAAITNEILEIVGGAEALKG, via the coding sequence ATGGCAAATTTAAAGGAAATCCGTAATAGAATTACTTCCGTTTCATCTACGATGCAGATTACATCCGCGATGAAAATGGTTTCTGCTGCAAAGCTAAAAAAAGCACAAGATGCAATTACTGCAATGCGCCCTTATGCCGAAAAATTAACAGAATTACTACAAAATCTTTCTGCTACACTCGAAGGAGATGCAGGAGGCGAATTTACCACACAACGTGAAGTAAAAAAAGTTTTGTTGGTTGCAATTACATCCAACAGAGGTTTATGTGGGGCGTTCAACACCAATGTAATTAAAGGTGCCAAAACCCGTGCAGCTCACTACCAAGGAAAACAAGTAGATATTTTTGCAATTGGTAAAAAAGGAAATGACGTATTGGCCAAAACCAACTCCGTAATTGCGAACCAAAGTGCAGTGTATGATAATTTGACTTTTGATGCCGTAGCTGCAATTGCCGAAACACTAACTCAAAAATTTGTTTCTGGAGAGTATGACAGAATAGAATTGATTTACAATCAGTTTAAAAATGCTGCCACACAAATTGTTCAAACCGAACAATTTTTGCCGCTAGCACCAATTCAATCGGACGTAGTAGCTTCTACTGGAGACTATATCTTTGAACCTTCTAAAGAAGAAATTGTATTAACATTGATCCCAAAATCATTAAAAATGCAATTATACAAAGGTATTCGGGATTCTTTTGCCTCCGAGCACGGCGCACGTATGACTGCCATGCACAAAGCAACCGATAATGCCACAGAATTAAGAAATCAATTAAAATTAACCTATAACAAAGCCCGTCAAGCTGCAATTACCAACGAGATCTTAGAGATTGTTGGAGGAGCCGAAGCTTTGAAAGGATAA